A genomic region of Leptospira mtsangambouensis contains the following coding sequences:
- the gspN gene encoding type II secretion system protein GspN, with amino-acid sequence MPKENELEEDFLDSEGQEIQESLLEDDGDLFDEDGDEEHSKVNRKQILTLVTIAVVSFLVFTLFIFPLNEIVRSVLIKTGKETGIFMDAKEIHFPMIGRKSFDSFVASFPTGTAIKAEEISLGVSLFGLLQSRLEGDANIGYFSFEGSEWAMSIQTLDIPLRLSPIDDKITKWNGEGEIDLSGGKIKESAEIPFLGSLKGTDIRKANIVFKIRSGKLLLERGILESSLAKFQFQGVVRLSDTLSFSQLDLKVCFTLTEKFAQERQDLVGMVALLPQEGGKTCIPIRGTFSSPKVDLPNLNQLGGGAPKTEETSIEPAPVP; translated from the coding sequence ATGCCAAAAGAAAATGAGTTGGAAGAAGATTTCCTAGACAGTGAAGGCCAAGAAATCCAAGAGAGTCTTTTGGAAGATGACGGTGATTTGTTTGACGAAGACGGGGATGAAGAACATTCCAAAGTCAACCGCAAACAAATTTTAACTTTAGTTACGATTGCCGTTGTTTCCTTCTTGGTATTCACTTTATTTATTTTTCCGTTAAACGAAATTGTTCGTTCTGTGTTAATCAAAACAGGAAAAGAAACCGGTATCTTTATGGATGCCAAAGAAATTCACTTTCCTATGATTGGAAGAAAATCTTTTGATAGTTTTGTTGCAAGTTTTCCAACTGGTACAGCGATTAAGGCAGAAGAAATCAGTTTAGGTGTTTCTCTTTTTGGACTTTTGCAATCAAGATTAGAAGGTGATGCCAATATCGGTTATTTTAGTTTTGAAGGGAGTGAATGGGCCATGAGCATCCAAACTTTGGACATACCCCTTCGCCTTTCTCCTATCGACGACAAAATTACAAAATGGAATGGAGAAGGCGAGATTGACCTTTCAGGTGGAAAAATCAAAGAATCTGCCGAAATTCCTTTTTTAGGTAGTTTAAAAGGAACTGACATCCGTAAGGCGAATATTGTATTTAAAATTCGTTCGGGGAAGTTACTTTTGGAACGCGGGATTTTGGAATCTTCCCTTGCGAAATTTCAATTCCAGGGAGTGGTTCGCCTCTCTGATACCTTATCCTTTTCCCAGTTAGATTTAAAAGTTTGTTTTACTTTAACCGAAAAATTTGCCCAGGAACGCCAAGATTTGGTGGGAATGGTTGCCTTACTTCCGCAAGAAGGGGGAAAAACTTGTATCCCAATTCGTGGAACTTTTTCTTCTCCAAAAGTAGACCTCCCCAACTTAAATCAATTAGGTGGTGGTGCGCCCAAAACAGAAGAGACTTCCATCGAACCGGCCCCAGTCCCTTAA
- a CDS encoding flavin-containing monooxygenase has protein sequence MTTSLLRNPSVVVIGAGMTGILLAIELEKAGITDVTILEKKNDLGGTWRENTYPGVACDIPAHMYTYSFEPNPEWSHRFAHGDEIQAYFKRVSEKYKVTPKIHFNEAVSEASYNNGKWTTKTNKGKTYVSDFLISATGILHHPARPNIPGLDSFQGKCFHTAEWDHSVDLNGKRIGIIGTGSTAAQVIPEMVKVGKKVSVFQRTPQWIVKVPDANYSEKDKERWRNDRNILKRFHKWYTFAVEQTFSKAVIGKKLPHMLMSFLCKRNLKKSVKDPVLRTKLTPNYRVGCKRVIVNSTFYDAIQKPNADLVTEGIEKITEKGVVTKDGKLHELDVLILATGFHPFNFMRPMNLTGKDGISIETVWKKKVQAYRSLFIPHFPNFVLMLGPNTPIGNFSVIAMSEVQTKYIMKIIQDWRKKKFDSIETTEDALKQFAAYLKAGMKNTVWLGGCQSWYLDPDGDPAMWPYTWSRWEKEMKTPEYKDFVLQSF, from the coding sequence ATGACAACATCACTTCTTAGAAATCCATCAGTCGTGGTGATCGGTGCAGGAATGACAGGCATCCTACTTGCGATTGAACTAGAAAAAGCAGGGATCACAGACGTTACCATCTTAGAGAAAAAAAACGATCTGGGAGGAACTTGGAGAGAAAACACCTATCCCGGTGTTGCTTGCGACATTCCTGCTCATATGTATACTTACAGTTTTGAACCGAATCCGGAATGGAGCCATCGTTTTGCCCATGGAGACGAAATCCAAGCTTACTTCAAACGAGTCAGTGAAAAATACAAAGTCACACCCAAAATCCATTTCAATGAAGCCGTTTCAGAGGCATCGTATAACAATGGAAAATGGACAACAAAAACAAATAAAGGAAAAACATACGTATCCGATTTTCTGATTTCTGCAACGGGGATTTTACACCACCCTGCTCGTCCGAACATTCCTGGACTTGATTCCTTCCAAGGAAAATGTTTTCATACAGCTGAATGGGATCATTCGGTTGACTTAAATGGAAAACGAATTGGAATCATAGGAACAGGTTCCACGGCAGCACAAGTAATTCCAGAAATGGTCAAAGTGGGGAAAAAAGTTTCCGTTTTCCAAAGAACTCCTCAATGGATCGTTAAGGTTCCAGATGCCAATTATTCTGAAAAGGATAAAGAACGTTGGAGAAATGACCGTAACATCCTCAAACGTTTTCATAAATGGTATACATTTGCTGTAGAACAAACGTTTTCAAAAGCCGTTATTGGGAAAAAACTCCCTCATATGCTTATGAGTTTTCTTTGTAAAAGAAATCTAAAAAAATCTGTCAAAGATCCAGTATTACGGACAAAACTAACACCTAACTACCGCGTAGGTTGCAAACGTGTGATTGTAAATTCTACCTTCTATGATGCGATTCAAAAACCAAATGCGGATTTGGTGACAGAAGGGATTGAAAAAATCACTGAAAAAGGAGTGGTGACTAAAGATGGAAAACTCCATGAACTGGATGTTTTGATTTTAGCAACAGGATTTCACCCATTCAACTTCATGCGTCCAATGAACCTAACAGGAAAAGATGGAATCTCGATTGAAACCGTTTGGAAAAAGAAAGTCCAAGCCTATCGCTCTCTCTTTATTCCCCACTTTCCCAATTTTGTATTGATGCTCGGACCGAATACTCCCATTGGAAATTTCTCTGTCATTGCGATGAGTGAAGTGCAAACTAAATATATAATGAAGATCATCCAAGATTGGAGAAAAAAGAAATTTGATTCCATTGAAACGACAGAAGATGCTTTAAAACAATTTGCGGCTTACCTCAAAGCTGGAATGAAAAATACTGTTTGGCTCGGTGGTTGTCAAAGTTGGTATTTGGATCCAGATGGTGACCCTGCGATGTGGCCTTATACCTGGAGTCGTTGGGAAAAGGAAATGAAAACGCCTGAGTACAAAGACTTTGTTTTGCAGTCCTTTTAA
- the pilM gene encoding cell division protein FtsA, with the protein MLSFDQYLAIDYGSTFLKGVLFKKVLGKVVILRTESLPVVELDESEGDPFEYNIIRFIQSFFPEENRFLLNLGIHNLFVRDLTVPLVSEKAIQEVLPFEVENLVPYPMEELEVIGKTWRGNKENSEVISFNVHHSELLRALKPFAKGDLSLSCLSLDSFALSSLVTKNYPLLLAEQTILQLDLGGRYSILNVVFEGKLRHTRQIYIGGEDVSLEISNLLKIELEDARVLKESLPVGFLFETVEKSEESSFLSKFHMTSVQWKSLRKFILAKIDQLIHEVENSIFSLPETERPSLILLSGGASLYPGLTSYLEEKLGIKTGRYEFLGIEDPSFVTAVATGTHFESRNRVNFLETGFAKRIHTNRFKLSAFKPHLILVSISLVLLFGVFIIGIILDKRKISANKQVLLEKYKNGIGGELGEDEDPLDAASKKLKAERKKTEIYRLFLSQESVLDVLNEATEQFPSPDVLPFILDQFNFEEKEIQIYGRVNEFGEIGTIQSALEKSEKFTNIQIQNKRLITGVNKFKVSFKIKMDVVTPKDEP; encoded by the coding sequence ATGTTATCATTTGACCAATACCTAGCAATCGATTATGGTTCCACGTTTCTCAAAGGAGTTCTTTTTAAAAAGGTTCTTGGAAAAGTTGTGATCCTTCGCACAGAAAGCCTTCCTGTTGTGGAACTTGATGAATCAGAAGGGGATCCCTTCGAGTACAATATCATTCGTTTCATTCAAAGTTTTTTTCCCGAAGAGAATCGTTTTCTCCTCAATTTGGGTATCCATAATCTTTTTGTACGCGACCTGACTGTTCCTTTGGTTTCAGAAAAAGCCATCCAAGAAGTTTTGCCATTTGAAGTGGAAAACCTGGTTCCTTATCCCATGGAAGAATTGGAAGTTATTGGTAAAACTTGGAGAGGAAATAAAGAAAACTCGGAAGTCATTTCCTTTAATGTACATCACTCGGAATTACTTCGTGCTCTAAAACCTTTTGCAAAGGGAGATCTTTCTTTATCTTGTTTGTCTCTTGATTCCTTTGCTTTGTCTTCTCTTGTTACGAAAAACTATCCCTTGTTACTTGCAGAACAAACCATCCTACAACTTGATTTGGGTGGAAGGTATAGCATTCTCAATGTGGTCTTTGAAGGAAAACTTCGACATACTCGCCAAATTTATATTGGTGGAGAGGATGTGAGTTTAGAGATATCAAATTTGTTAAAGATCGAACTGGAAGATGCTCGTGTTCTTAAAGAATCACTCCCTGTTGGTTTTCTTTTTGAAACCGTTGAAAAATCAGAGGAATCAAGTTTTCTTTCAAAGTTCCATATGACTTCTGTTCAATGGAAATCTCTTCGAAAATTTATTTTAGCAAAAATTGACCAATTGATTCACGAAGTTGAAAATAGTATTTTTTCACTTCCCGAAACAGAACGACCAAGTCTCATTCTTTTATCAGGTGGGGCTAGTTTATACCCTGGCCTTACTTCTTATTTAGAAGAAAAATTAGGAATTAAAACCGGTAGGTATGAATTCTTAGGAATTGAAGATCCAAGTTTTGTGACGGCTGTCGCTACAGGCACACATTTTGAATCCAGAAACCGGGTGAATTTTTTAGAAACCGGATTTGCAAAACGAATTCATACAAATCGGTTTAAATTATCTGCCTTTAAACCTCATTTAATTTTAGTTAGTATATCTCTTGTTCTTTTATTTGGTGTTTTCATTATCGGAATTATATTAGATAAAAGAAAGATTTCTGCCAACAAGCAGGTGTTACTGGAAAAATATAAGAATGGTATCGGTGGAGAGCTGGGAGAAGATGAAGATCCACTTGACGCAGCCAGTAAAAAATTAAAAGCAGAACGTAAAAAAACGGAAATTTATCGCCTCTTCCTTTCTCAAGAAAGTGTTTTGGATGTTTTGAATGAAGCCACGGAACAATTTCCATCTCCAGATGTTTTACCATTTATTTTGGACCAGTTTAATTTCGAAGAAAAGGAAATTCAAATTTATGGCAGGGTCAATGAATTTGGAGAAATAGGGACAATTCAATCAGCTTTAGAAAAATCTGAAAAATTTACGAATATTCAAATCCAAAACAAACGACTCATCACTGGTGTTAACAAATTCAAAGTCAGTTTTAAAATTAAAATGGATGTTGTGACTCCGAAGGATGAACCTTAA
- a CDS encoding L,D-transpeptidase family protein has protein sequence MKSIDSPKSLASWLHFLGFSLKSKQFQCQKINCITVLFSFLYFFSLCPLSGEGNSPPDSPLLDSEQILFITAKPGETTGFLNFYTLNEGEWVSVLEKIPVRLGRSGLISGEKKREGDGHTPLGIFPIQRIVGKQKRQIRNLEYNEIRKNSHWSDSPSSKNYNQLIKHREKGAVSLWDSEIYELFVVIEHNTKPAVPGFGSMIFLHPWNDNKPTSGCVGVELKWLEELVNQLDGNKFPFLVIVET, from the coding sequence TTGAAATCCATCGACTCTCCGAAATCCCTTGCATCCTGGCTCCATTTTCTAGGTTTCTCCCTAAAATCAAAGCAATTTCAATGCCAGAAAATCAATTGTATCACTGTTCTTTTTAGTTTTCTCTATTTTTTTTCTCTCTGCCCGCTTTCTGGCGAAGGAAATTCTCCACCAGATTCTCCTCTCCTGGACTCAGAACAGATCCTTTTCATCACTGCAAAACCGGGTGAGACCACCGGATTTTTAAATTTTTATACACTCAATGAGGGAGAATGGGTATCAGTCCTTGAAAAAATACCGGTTCGTCTTGGGCGAAGTGGGCTTATTTCAGGAGAAAAAAAAAGAGAAGGGGACGGACACACTCCTTTGGGGATTTTTCCGATCCAAAGGATCGTTGGCAAACAAAAAAGACAAATTCGTAATTTAGAATACAATGAAATTCGAAAGAATTCTCATTGGAGTGATTCTCCCAGTTCCAAAAATTACAACCAACTCATAAAACACAGAGAAAAAGGTGCCGTATCTTTATGGGATTCTGAAATTTACGAATTATTTGTTGTGATTGAACACAATACAAAACCGGCAGTACCCGGTTTTGGCAGTATGATTTTTTTACATCCTTGGAATGATAACAAACCCACATCTGGTTGTGTGGGCGTCGAATTGAAATGGTTAGAGGAATTGGTCAATCAATTGGATGGAAACAAGTTCCCTTTTCTAGTAATTGTTGAAACATAA
- a CDS encoding vitamin B12-dependent ribonucleotide reductase — MKIERHFTKGNKGLYPNLTWVRKDSKITNTDGSVVFEANGVEVPDFWSQVATDILAQKYFRRKGVPKYLKKVAEKGIPEWLQRSVPDDEKLSALNPEDRFVGESDSKQVFHRLAGCWTYWGYKYGYFTDEDSARVFYEEVIFMLASQMAAPNSPQWFNTGLHWAYGIDGKSQGHYYVDPKSGKLVRSASSYEHPQPHACFIQSVDDDLVNEGGIMDLWVREARLFKYGSGTGTNFSNLRAANESLSGGGKSSGLMSFLKIGDRAAGAIKSGGTTRRAAKMVCLDMDHPDIEEFIDWKVQEEKKVASLVTGSILNNRLLNDIMSACSSAKQTLGEEAVYDPAANLDLKKAIQKARKAFVPDNYIKRVIDLSKQGYKDLLFEELTTDWQSEAYNTVSGQNSNNSVRITNEFMEAVEKDLPFHLYNRTEKEKAKAANREAKPSKTLRARDLWERIANAAWNSADPGTQYHSTINEWHTCPEDGAINASNPCSEYMFLDNTACNLASANLVKFLKEDGSFDVAGYRYLNKIWTIILEVSVLMAQFPSKEIAELSYKFRTLGLGYANLGSLLMIMGIPYDSQEAMAVTGAISSIMHMTSYATSAEMAKELGPFAGYEKNKDHMLRVIRNHRRAAYNAPKEEYEGLTITPVGINPSFLPSYLLEAAKEDSDRALELGELYGYRNAQVTVIAPTGTIGLVMDCDTTGIEPDFALVKYKKLAGGGYFKIINQSVPVALKKLGYSQAEQDAIVNYCKGHATFNGAPGVNTARLKEKGFTEDVLEKLEKQLPFVFDIQFAFNKFTLGEDFLSKTLGFEPAVYNSMSFNLLETLGFSADEITQANDYVCGTMTIENAPFIKEKDLAVFDCANKCGKYGKRFLSYQSHIRIMAAAQPFISGAISKTINLPEEATIEDVKNAYLMSWKVMIKANALYRDGSKLSQPLNSVFQLLSAVGEEEEELQTSSAPKTVTEVAEKLVYKYIAERRKLPHRRAGYTQKAMVGGHKVYLRTGEYEDGQLGEIFIDMHKEGAAFRSLTNAFAIAVSLGLQHGVPLEEFVEAFTFFKFEPNGMVSGNPHIKMSTSVIDYIFRELAITYLGRYDLAQVSPEDLRTDEVGRKADPTKDLVGKQESSGLRVPLQVSPISMKSVLEEKPEPVAVAGGTPTAAQSAAATLKIIGEARTKGYTGDSCTECGSFQMVRNGACLKCISCGSTTGCS; from the coding sequence ATGAAAATTGAGAGGCATTTTACCAAAGGGAATAAGGGTCTTTACCCGAATTTAACTTGGGTCCGTAAGGATTCTAAAATTACGAATACTGACGGGTCAGTTGTATTTGAGGCCAACGGAGTGGAAGTTCCGGATTTTTGGTCGCAGGTAGCAACAGATATCCTCGCGCAGAAATACTTTCGAAGAAAAGGTGTTCCCAAATATTTAAAGAAAGTAGCAGAAAAAGGAATTCCTGAATGGTTACAACGTTCGGTTCCGGACGATGAAAAACTTTCCGCTCTCAACCCAGAAGATAGATTTGTAGGCGAATCTGATTCCAAACAAGTTTTCCACCGCCTTGCGGGATGTTGGACGTATTGGGGTTATAAATACGGTTATTTTACAGATGAAGATAGCGCTCGTGTCTTCTATGAAGAAGTTATTTTTATGCTCGCAAGCCAAATGGCTGCACCCAATTCCCCACAGTGGTTCAATACAGGACTCCACTGGGCTTATGGAATTGATGGAAAATCGCAAGGCCACTACTATGTGGATCCAAAATCGGGAAAACTAGTAAGGTCGGCCTCTTCTTACGAACACCCACAACCCCACGCTTGTTTCATCCAATCAGTGGATGATGATTTAGTGAATGAAGGCGGAATTATGGACCTTTGGGTTCGTGAAGCTCGTCTTTTCAAATACGGATCAGGAACAGGAACTAACTTTTCTAACTTACGTGCTGCCAATGAATCTCTCTCTGGTGGTGGAAAAAGTTCTGGGCTCATGTCTTTCCTTAAAATTGGGGACAGAGCTGCGGGAGCCATCAAATCAGGTGGAACCACTCGTCGTGCAGCGAAGATGGTTTGCCTTGATATGGACCATCCGGACATCGAAGAGTTCATCGATTGGAAAGTGCAAGAAGAGAAAAAAGTGGCATCCCTTGTTACGGGGTCCATTCTCAACAACCGCCTCCTCAATGATATTATGAGTGCTTGTTCTTCCGCCAAACAGACACTTGGTGAAGAAGCGGTTTACGATCCAGCTGCCAATTTAGATCTCAAAAAAGCGATCCAAAAAGCAAGGAAAGCATTTGTTCCAGACAACTACATCAAACGAGTGATTGACCTTTCCAAACAAGGTTACAAAGACTTACTCTTTGAAGAATTAACCACTGATTGGCAATCCGAAGCTTATAATACTGTTTCTGGACAAAACTCCAATAACTCCGTGCGAATCACAAATGAGTTTATGGAAGCAGTGGAAAAAGACCTTCCTTTCCACCTTTATAACAGAACGGAAAAAGAAAAAGCAAAGGCAGCAAATAGAGAAGCAAAACCTTCTAAAACTTTACGTGCGCGGGATCTTTGGGAAAGAATTGCCAATGCTGCTTGGAACTCTGCAGACCCAGGAACGCAGTATCATAGCACGATCAACGAATGGCATACTTGTCCAGAAGATGGAGCGATCAATGCATCGAACCCATGTTCTGAGTATATGTTCCTCGACAATACTGCATGTAACTTGGCTTCCGCAAACCTTGTTAAATTCTTAAAAGAAGATGGAAGTTTTGATGTAGCGGGATACCGTTACTTAAACAAAATTTGGACCATCATCTTAGAAGTATCTGTACTTATGGCGCAGTTCCCTTCCAAAGAAATTGCAGAACTCTCTTACAAGTTTAGAACTTTAGGACTGGGATATGCAAACCTTGGTTCCCTTCTCATGATCATGGGAATTCCTTATGATTCACAAGAAGCGATGGCTGTGACTGGTGCGATTTCTTCCATCATGCATATGACTTCTTATGCAACCTCAGCAGAGATGGCAAAAGAACTTGGACCGTTTGCTGGATACGAAAAAAACAAGGATCATATGCTCCGTGTCATTCGTAACCACAGACGTGCTGCTTACAATGCACCAAAAGAAGAATACGAAGGCCTAACCATCACTCCAGTGGGAATCAATCCATCGTTCCTTCCTTCCTACTTACTGGAAGCAGCAAAAGAAGATTCAGACAGAGCGTTAGAACTTGGTGAATTGTATGGATACCGTAACGCACAAGTTACTGTCATTGCACCTACAGGAACCATTGGTCTAGTGATGGACTGTGACACTACAGGAATCGAACCAGACTTTGCTCTCGTGAAATACAAAAAATTAGCTGGTGGTGGATACTTCAAAATCATCAACCAATCAGTGCCAGTGGCTCTTAAAAAACTTGGGTACAGCCAAGCAGAACAAGATGCCATTGTGAACTACTGTAAAGGTCATGCAACTTTCAACGGTGCCCCTGGTGTGAACACAGCTCGTTTGAAAGAAAAAGGTTTTACAGAAGATGTATTGGAAAAACTCGAAAAACAACTTCCATTTGTTTTTGATATCCAATTCGCATTCAACAAGTTTACGTTAGGCGAAGATTTCCTATCCAAAACATTAGGATTTGAGCCGGCAGTTTATAACTCTATGAGTTTTAACCTTTTAGAGACACTTGGATTTTCTGCAGATGAAATCACTCAAGCCAATGATTATGTTTGCGGAACGATGACTATCGAAAACGCACCTTTTATCAAAGAGAAAGACCTAGCTGTTTTTGATTGTGCAAACAAATGTGGAAAATACGGAAAACGTTTCTTATCTTATCAATCACATATCCGAATTATGGCTGCGGCACAACCATTCATTTCGGGTGCGATTTCCAAAACGATCAACCTTCCCGAGGAGGCAACCATAGAGGATGTTAAAAATGCATACCTCATGTCTTGGAAAGTAATGATCAAAGCAAACGCACTTTACCGTGATGGATCCAAACTTTCACAACCACTTAACTCCGTATTCCAGTTGTTAAGTGCTGTGGGTGAGGAAGAGGAAGAACTTCAAACTTCTTCTGCTCCCAAAACGGTAACAGAAGTTGCGGAAAAACTTGTTTATAAATACATTGCGGAAAGAAGAAAACTTCCACACCGTCGTGCAGGTTATACACAAAAAGCTATGGTTGGTGGTCACAAAGTATATCTCCGCACAGGAGAATACGAAGATGGCCAACTGGGTGAAATCTTTATCGATATGCATAAAGAAGGAGCGGCTTTCCGTTCTCTTACAAATGCGTTTGCGATCGCAGTTTCTCTTGGTTTACAACATGGAGTTCCACTAGAAGAATTTGTAGAAGCTTTTACATTCTTCAAGTTTGAGCCAAACGGTATGGTTTCTGGCAACCCTCACATTAAGATGTCAACTTCTGTGATCGATTACATCTTTAGAGAACTTGCCATTACCTACCTAGGAAGATACGACTTGGCACAAGTATCTCCCGAGGACCTAAGAACAGATGAAGTAGGAAGAAAAGCAGATCCAACAAAGGATCTAGTGGGAAAGCAAGAAAGTAGCGGACTCCGTGTTCCGCTACAAGTTTCTCCCATTTCCATGAAGTCTGTTTTGGAAGAAAAACCGGAACCGGTAGCCGTGGCAGGTGGAACACCAACAGCAGCACAATCGGCAGCAGCAACTTTGAAAATCATTGGAGAAGCGAGAACCAAAGGCTATACAGGAGATTCCTGCACAGAATGTGGTTCCTTCCAAATGGTTCGTAACGGAGCTTGCCTGAAGTGTATCTCTTGCGGATCCACGACTGGCTGTTCGTAA
- a CDS encoding ArsR/SmtB family transcription factor codes for MNAFAVLADETRRDIVRLVAKNGELTSTEISQNFQMSPPAVSQHLKLLKEAKILHVKKEAQKRIYSLNQQGMKEMEDWMIEIKNLWVKRLDKLDRYVMKLKMERSNDKK; via the coding sequence ATGAATGCTTTTGCAGTGTTGGCAGATGAGACAAGAAGGGATATTGTGCGACTCGTAGCTAAAAATGGAGAGCTCACTTCCACAGAAATTAGTCAAAATTTTCAAATGAGTCCTCCTGCTGTCTCACAACATCTAAAATTACTCAAAGAAGCAAAAATCCTACATGTGAAAAAAGAAGCACAGAAACGTATTTATAGCCTGAACCAACAAGGAATGAAGGAAATGGAAGATTGGATGATCGAAATAAAGAACCTCTGGGTGAAACGTTTGGATAAATTGGATCGTTATGTCATGAAATTAAAAATGGAGAGATCAAATGATAAAAAATAA
- a CDS encoding SRPBCC family protein, giving the protein MIKNNLETVVEENKVTYKKYFDVPVDLLFEVWSSPEHLTEWWGPDGFTLTIKSLDFSNGGIWEFIMHGPDGHDYKNKIQFIEIKKPNLISYKHIGDGEGDEDVNFQSKIILETSGNGTNLLMEQIFSSKEELERVNQKYGAIEGGKQHVGNLANYLDKIK; this is encoded by the coding sequence ATGATAAAAAATAATTTAGAAACAGTCGTTGAAGAAAACAAAGTTACGTATAAAAAATATTTCGATGTTCCAGTGGATCTTCTTTTTGAAGTTTGGTCGAGCCCCGAACACCTAACAGAATGGTGGGGTCCCGATGGATTTACGTTAACAATCAAAAGTTTAGATTTTTCCAATGGTGGGATTTGGGAGTTTATTATGCATGGCCCAGATGGTCATGATTATAAAAACAAAATCCAGTTTATTGAAATCAAAAAACCGAATCTCATATCTTATAAACATATTGGTGATGGAGAGGGAGACGAAGATGTAAACTTCCAATCAAAGATTATTTTAGAAACTAGTGGAAATGGAACGAATCTTCTTATGGAACAAATTTTTTCAAGTAAAGAAGAACTCGAACGAGTGAATCAAAAATACGGTGCTATCGAAGGTGGGAAACAACATGTGGGCAACTTGGCAAATTATTTGGATAAAATAAAGTAG
- a CDS encoding general secretion pathway protein GspK: MNRWRIRLSSTNKKAKKGFMVYLLVMAIGTASLFTASKFFEDAATEYRVARSQADGFRAHMLAKAGFMGAVGALKKIPEEVLYQSGLAMDPPPIPLGGGVIYYTMSPEDGKININSLVKIYDDQPNQRTIEMVTRLFYQFGLKREMIFPILDWIDENHQETGGGAEQYYYNRLSPPRKIKNAPLYSLSELLSVKGFDRSVVYESLKPKDYDKNNSKDFMTEEERALRSDKDYVLSNNITAYLPAGDSYDDRININTAPYFVLISLSDFMTKQAAMKILKLKLQKGGYIKELKDLETEPEFQVKTTGDLTLYKELAGEGTDVSGGRIKTKGEVYKITGVGIIKDKVVRKVSGLFDLTNNQMLYYTED, encoded by the coding sequence ATGAATCGCTGGCGCATCCGGTTATCCTCTACAAATAAAAAAGCCAAAAAAGGATTTATGGTCTATCTCCTGGTGATGGCCATAGGTACGGCTTCTCTATTCACAGCCTCAAAATTTTTTGAAGATGCTGCAACGGAATACCGAGTTGCTCGTTCTCAAGCTGATGGATTTAGAGCTCATATGCTTGCCAAGGCAGGTTTTATGGGGGCAGTGGGAGCACTTAAAAAAATTCCAGAAGAAGTTTTATACCAATCTGGTCTTGCGATGGACCCGCCTCCCATTCCACTGGGTGGAGGTGTTATCTATTACACCATGAGTCCAGAAGATGGAAAAATCAATATCAACTCTCTTGTAAAAATTTATGATGACCAACCCAACCAAAGAACCATTGAAATGGTCACTCGCCTCTTTTATCAGTTTGGATTAAAACGAGAGATGATTTTTCCTATTTTGGATTGGATTGATGAAAACCACCAGGAAACGGGAGGAGGGGCAGAACAGTACTATTACAATCGGCTTTCGCCACCTCGAAAAATCAAAAATGCACCCCTCTATTCGCTTTCAGAGCTTTTAAGTGTGAAAGGATTTGATCGATCTGTTGTATATGAAAGTTTGAAACCCAAGGACTATGACAAAAATAACTCAAAGGACTTTATGACAGAAGAGGAAAGAGCCCTTCGTTCCGATAAGGATTATGTGCTCTCCAACAATATCACTGCCTATTTACCCGCGGGCGATTCTTACGATGATCGGATCAATATCAATACAGCCCCCTATTTTGTCCTGATTTCTCTTTCCGACTTTATGACCAAACAGGCAGCCATGAAAATTTTGAAACTCAAGTTGCAGAAAGGAGGCTATATTAAAGAATTGAAAGATCTGGAGACCGAACCAGAATTCCAAGTGAAAACGACAGGGGACCTCACTCTGTATAAGGAACTGGCGGGTGAGGGAACAGATGTCTCTGGTGGACGTATCAAAACCAAAGGCGAAGTTTATAAAATTACAGGGGTTGGGATTATCAAGGATAAAGTGGTTCGGAAAGTATCTGGTCTTTTTGACCTTACCAACAACCAAATGTTATACTATACTGAAGATTAA